In Chiloscyllium punctatum isolate Juve2018m chromosome 8, sChiPun1.3, whole genome shotgun sequence, a single window of DNA contains:
- the fastkd3 gene encoding FAST kinase domain-containing protein 3, mitochondrial isoform X1, with protein MFAVTSNVAEAAMALNLLRVFNFLSSDLQTYNVLQIVKRQLCSCKSLNKILCPQYNKTLSVGPLKAWYNQIPHKGYHNLVRDQPCDTLGTECLHGDAGENLNLDNKQNGSSSEQELLKHLNNCKTVKHIFKLLNSSGAFTDTMAAAALLKISQIERDGSSLKSPGDLLENEAFKALCFQFEHESLRLSSAALVTALYAYVQLYVDPQSTLMVRLVSECQMRLNNRQMSIKDLCLLGKALLDLEGPGCRMFKQVLDEIQRMKIVNWISEEIVMVYNLLEASMGEGGNYQQLLNKMNTHTIHLVSKLSRKAKNDILNAMVVLKQTQALPLVINLCKHSVRHVPQFSDQELIVVLNALMYFGHSDRFFVDALEQNVPKKAFVLKPETISKVMQYCSQRRILSLPIFDAVAESFVYNSDNFTTEEIALQIMPFGKLNYLPPNVGQLFRKIENLLRGRFSQFQPRTLLNLLHSCILIGRFPVNFVAKIFSPYFLQQLEEGTGFDKFVLAQLTQLFMTMKLECRTYEGPSLPSKYRVKSFITPGRSLESLVDDHLYNKVKNALIDLLGARNYFASRVLTPYGYTLDVEIKLDEEGYVLSASQREEVFRRVALCIDDQRRFSANSQNLLGKETIKQRQLRLLGYDVVQIPFYEFDKLQNSKEMVEYLHKKIFPYSYRLAW; from the exons atgtttGCA GTGACGAGTAACGTTGCTGAAGCTGCTATGGCATTAAATCTTCTAAGAGTGTTTAACTTTCTTTCGTCGGATTTACAGACATACAATGTTTTACAAATCGTGAAGCGACAGCTGTGTTCCTGCAAAAGCCTTAACAAAATTCTGTGTCCACAATATAACAAGACTTTGTCAGTAGGACCTCTAAAGGCATGGTATAATCAGATTCCACATAAAGGATACCACAACCTGGTCAGAGACCAGCCTTGTGACACCTTGGGAACAGAGTGTCTCCATGGGGATGCTGGGGAGAACCTTAATTTGGACAACAAGCAGAACGGATCATCCAGTGAGCAGGAGCTTTTGAAACATTTGAACAACTGTAAAACTGTGAAGCACATCTTTAAACTTCTGAACTCTTCAGGTGCATTTACGGATACAATGGCTGCTGCTGCATTGCTTAAAATATCACAGATTGAAAGAGATGGGAGTAGTCTGAAAAGCCCTGGGGACCTTCTGGAGAATGAAGCTTTCAAGGCATTGTGCTTCCAGTTCGAGCACGAGTCTTTGAGGCTCAGCAGTGCCGCACTGGTGACTGCTCTGTATGCTTACGTTCAACTGTATGTGGATCCACAGAGCACACTCATGGTGCGACTAGTATCAGAATGTCAGATGAGGCTTAATAACAGACAGATGTCCATTAAAGACTTGTGTTTGCTGGGCAAGGCCTTGCTGGACTTGGAAGGCCCGGGGTGTAGAATGTTTAAGCAAGTATTGGATGAAATTCAAAGAATGAAAATTGTTAATTGGATATCTGAAGAGATAGTAATGGTTTATAATTTGCTGGAGGCTAGTATGGGAGAAGGAGGAAATTATCAGcagttgctgaacaaaatgaatACCCATACCATTCATTTGGTTTCCAAGTTGAGTCGTAAAGCCAAAAATGACATCCTGAATGCAATGGTTGTCCTCAAACAAACCCAAGCACTTCCTTTGGTGATTAATCTATGCAAACATTCAGTGAGACATGTTCCTCAATTCTCAGACCAGGAGCTCATAGTGGTACTGAATGCTCTCATGTACTTTGGACACAGTGACAGATTTTTTGTTGACGCTTTGGAGCAAAATGTCCCCAAAAAAGCCTTTGTCTTAAAACCAGAGACAATCAGTAAAGTGATGCAATACTGCAGCCAACGGCGAATCCTGTCACTTCCCATATTTGATGCAGTCGCTGAGAGTTTTGTTTACAATTCAGATAATTTTACAACTGAAGAAATTGCCTTACAAATTATGCCGTTTGGCAAGCTGAATTATCTTCCACCAAATGTTGGCCAGCTCTTCCGAAAGATTGAAAACCTATTAAGAGGACGATTTTCACAATTTCAGCCACGTACTTTGTTGAACCTTCTTCACTCCTGTATATTAATAGGACGCTTTCCTGTGAATTTTGTAGCCAAAATCTTTAGTCCATACTTTCTGCAGCAGCTGGAAG AAGGAACAGGTTTTGACAAGTTTGTCCTTGCCCAGTTGACTCAGCTGTTCATGACTATGAAACTGGAGTGCCGAACCTATGAG GGTCCCAGCCTTCCTTCAAAGTATCGAGTGAAATCTTTCATTACACCAGGACGTTCATTGGAAAGTCTGGTGGATGATCATCTCTACAACAAAGTTAAGAATGCCCTGATTGATCTTCTCGGAGCAAGGAATTACTTTGCCTCCCGTGTGCTGACACCATATGGCTATACATTAG ATGTTGAGATTAAATTGGATGAAGAAGGATATGTGCTCTCTGCCTCTCAGCGCGAAGAGGTATTCCGAAG AGTAGCACTCTGCATTGATGACCAGAGAAGGTTCTCTGCAAATTCTCAAAATCTACTCGGTAAGGAAACTATCAAACAGAGGCAACTACGGCTGCTGGGCTACGATGTTGTACAG ATTCCATTCTACGAATTTGACAAGCTACAGAACAGTAAGGAGATGGTAGAATACCTTCACAAGAAGATCTTTCCATACAGCTACAGACTTGCTTGGTGA
- the fastkd3 gene encoding FAST kinase domain-containing protein 3, mitochondrial isoform X2, whose translation MALNLLRVFNFLSSDLQTYNVLQIVKRQLCSCKSLNKILCPQYNKTLSVGPLKAWYNQIPHKGYHNLVRDQPCDTLGTECLHGDAGENLNLDNKQNGSSSEQELLKHLNNCKTVKHIFKLLNSSGAFTDTMAAAALLKISQIERDGSSLKSPGDLLENEAFKALCFQFEHESLRLSSAALVTALYAYVQLYVDPQSTLMVRLVSECQMRLNNRQMSIKDLCLLGKALLDLEGPGCRMFKQVLDEIQRMKIVNWISEEIVMVYNLLEASMGEGGNYQQLLNKMNTHTIHLVSKLSRKAKNDILNAMVVLKQTQALPLVINLCKHSVRHVPQFSDQELIVVLNALMYFGHSDRFFVDALEQNVPKKAFVLKPETISKVMQYCSQRRILSLPIFDAVAESFVYNSDNFTTEEIALQIMPFGKLNYLPPNVGQLFRKIENLLRGRFSQFQPRTLLNLLHSCILIGRFPVNFVAKIFSPYFLQQLEEGTGFDKFVLAQLTQLFMTMKLECRTYEGPSLPSKYRVKSFITPGRSLESLVDDHLYNKVKNALIDLLGARNYFASRVLTPYGYTLDVEIKLDEEGYVLSASQREEVFRRVALCIDDQRRFSANSQNLLGKETIKQRQLRLLGYDVVQIPFYEFDKLQNSKEMVEYLHKKIFPYSYRLAW comes from the exons ATGGCATTAAATCTTCTAAGAGTGTTTAACTTTCTTTCGTCGGATTTACAGACATACAATGTTTTACAAATCGTGAAGCGACAGCTGTGTTCCTGCAAAAGCCTTAACAAAATTCTGTGTCCACAATATAACAAGACTTTGTCAGTAGGACCTCTAAAGGCATGGTATAATCAGATTCCACATAAAGGATACCACAACCTGGTCAGAGACCAGCCTTGTGACACCTTGGGAACAGAGTGTCTCCATGGGGATGCTGGGGAGAACCTTAATTTGGACAACAAGCAGAACGGATCATCCAGTGAGCAGGAGCTTTTGAAACATTTGAACAACTGTAAAACTGTGAAGCACATCTTTAAACTTCTGAACTCTTCAGGTGCATTTACGGATACAATGGCTGCTGCTGCATTGCTTAAAATATCACAGATTGAAAGAGATGGGAGTAGTCTGAAAAGCCCTGGGGACCTTCTGGAGAATGAAGCTTTCAAGGCATTGTGCTTCCAGTTCGAGCACGAGTCTTTGAGGCTCAGCAGTGCCGCACTGGTGACTGCTCTGTATGCTTACGTTCAACTGTATGTGGATCCACAGAGCACACTCATGGTGCGACTAGTATCAGAATGTCAGATGAGGCTTAATAACAGACAGATGTCCATTAAAGACTTGTGTTTGCTGGGCAAGGCCTTGCTGGACTTGGAAGGCCCGGGGTGTAGAATGTTTAAGCAAGTATTGGATGAAATTCAAAGAATGAAAATTGTTAATTGGATATCTGAAGAGATAGTAATGGTTTATAATTTGCTGGAGGCTAGTATGGGAGAAGGAGGAAATTATCAGcagttgctgaacaaaatgaatACCCATACCATTCATTTGGTTTCCAAGTTGAGTCGTAAAGCCAAAAATGACATCCTGAATGCAATGGTTGTCCTCAAACAAACCCAAGCACTTCCTTTGGTGATTAATCTATGCAAACATTCAGTGAGACATGTTCCTCAATTCTCAGACCAGGAGCTCATAGTGGTACTGAATGCTCTCATGTACTTTGGACACAGTGACAGATTTTTTGTTGACGCTTTGGAGCAAAATGTCCCCAAAAAAGCCTTTGTCTTAAAACCAGAGACAATCAGTAAAGTGATGCAATACTGCAGCCAACGGCGAATCCTGTCACTTCCCATATTTGATGCAGTCGCTGAGAGTTTTGTTTACAATTCAGATAATTTTACAACTGAAGAAATTGCCTTACAAATTATGCCGTTTGGCAAGCTGAATTATCTTCCACCAAATGTTGGCCAGCTCTTCCGAAAGATTGAAAACCTATTAAGAGGACGATTTTCACAATTTCAGCCACGTACTTTGTTGAACCTTCTTCACTCCTGTATATTAATAGGACGCTTTCCTGTGAATTTTGTAGCCAAAATCTTTAGTCCATACTTTCTGCAGCAGCTGGAAG AAGGAACAGGTTTTGACAAGTTTGTCCTTGCCCAGTTGACTCAGCTGTTCATGACTATGAAACTGGAGTGCCGAACCTATGAG GGTCCCAGCCTTCCTTCAAAGTATCGAGTGAAATCTTTCATTACACCAGGACGTTCATTGGAAAGTCTGGTGGATGATCATCTCTACAACAAAGTTAAGAATGCCCTGATTGATCTTCTCGGAGCAAGGAATTACTTTGCCTCCCGTGTGCTGACACCATATGGCTATACATTAG ATGTTGAGATTAAATTGGATGAAGAAGGATATGTGCTCTCTGCCTCTCAGCGCGAAGAGGTATTCCGAAG AGTAGCACTCTGCATTGATGACCAGAGAAGGTTCTCTGCAAATTCTCAAAATCTACTCGGTAAGGAAACTATCAAACAGAGGCAACTACGGCTGCTGGGCTACGATGTTGTACAG ATTCCATTCTACGAATTTGACAAGCTACAGAACAGTAAGGAGATGGTAGAATACCTTCACAAGAAGATCTTTCCATACAGCTACAGACTTGCTTGGTGA